In the Flavobacteriales bacterium genome, TGCTTTGGTAACAGGCACGCCATCTGTGACTTTCTTGTCCGTCTTGACGTTCTTCGCGTTTTTCTTAGAAGTTTCCTTTTTCATAACCCAGGATTTGGTGGCTGTAAATCAGGATAAATGTTAACGTGTGAATGATTGAGTTGGTTTACTATAAATATAAGGGATTCATCGCAACAAAACACGCACTGAGCATAGCGATAAATTCATGTGTCCAAAGCAGTATAGAATTGGTTATGCAAGGCCACGATCCGCTGTCTTGCGCGTGTGATCTTCATCTTTGCAGCACTTTCAGATGACAGCTGGAAAATTTCCTTGATCTGTTTGATGGTCATCCTTTCCATATATTTCATCAGAATGATGGCCTTGTCCTCCGGTTTCAACAGCTCCAGGATCAATGTCAGACGTTCTTCCGCCAGGTCCAATACCTGAGCCACATCCTCATCATCCACATCATCCGGAATATCAAGCACCGATGCCCAATCGTCAAAACGAACCCGTTTATGCTTTCTCAAATATTCGATGCAGTGATGATAGGTAATGGCATATAACCACGTAGAGAACGTGGATTGGCCTTTGAAGCCCGAAAGTTTTTCCAATGCTTTTACAAAAATGTCCTGGGTGAGGTCGTCCGCCAGTGCTTTATTTCGGGTCATTCCAAAGCACTTGTCCAACACCCTGGACCGATATCTGTTGTAAAGTTCGCTGAAATTCTCCGTTTGCCCCTGGTTGATAATGGTTTCAATCAGGTACTCGTCTGATCTGGAGTTCATGGTCTATTCTCTGCGCACTATGGTCCCTTTGCATTTGAGGATCGGGACAACTTTACTCCAAAACTAATGCAAAAAACAATATATTCGAACGATGCCATAGCAGAAAATACATGAGAAAGAAAAAAAACAGAGCCAAACGCAAAGCGCCGGGATTGCCGCCCGGTGCGTTGATCTATACCGGAAACCAAACCGGAGAGAAAGCCAATATCACCGCCATTCAATACAGCCATGATACATGTAATGAGTATCCTGTGAAGTCTGTTGATGCCCTGAAAAAACCTGATCCTGAAGCGGATGGTGTCCTATGGGTAAATCTGGATGGATTGTATGATGTGGAATCCATTTCGGAGATCGGAAAAACATTCGGAATACATAACCTGATCCTCGAGGATATCCTTAATATCGAACACCGACCCAAGGCCGAGGAGTTTGATGACTTCCTGTTCTTTACTTTGAAAATGCTCGATTATGCACAGGATGGTACCATTACCTCAGAGCAGGTAAGCATTGTGTTGGGAAAGAACTACCTGATATCATTTCAGGAAAGACCCGGTGATGTTTTTGATCCGATACGGGAGCGAATCCGAACCGGAAAAGTACGCGAGAAAAAGGCGGATTACCTTTCCTACATTCTCCTTGATGCAGTGGTGGACCGGTACTATCTCATCATTGATCAGATGGCCACCAAAATGGAAGACCTCGAAAATCAGATCATCCAGGATACCAAAGATGAAATGATGTTTGAGATCCAGGAAATGAAAACGCATATGGTGGAGTTAAGGCGTTCTATTTATCCCTTGCGTGAGGCAGTCGGTTATATCGAAAAATGTGGCGATGGCATTGTGAACAGGGGTACTCTGCGTTATTTTCATGATCTGTATGACCATATCATCCAGGTGATCGATCAGTTGGATAGTTACCGGGAGGTGCTTGGTTCACTGCAAGATCTCTTTCACTCCATGGTAAGCAACAAGATGAACAACATCATGAAGGTACTTACCATCATGGCATCCATCTTCATCCCCCTCACCTTCGTTGCCGGTATTTACGGTATGAATTTCGAACACATGCCGGAGCTGCATTACAAATACGGATACATACTTGCCTGGGGTGTGATGGTCGTGATGGCCCTCGGCATGATCTGGTATTTCAGAAAGAAGAAATGGTTTTGAATTTAGTAGATAGTAGATAGTAGATAGTAGATAGTAGATAGTAGATAGTAGTTAGTAGTTAGTAGTGGTGAGCTTCCAGGGTAAGGTTTGTTTGTAGATATAATGCCAATGATTATTGACCGCCAACTAATTACTATCTACTAACTACTATCTACTCAGTACTAATTAAACTGTTGTGTTCGGCGAAGGTTGTACCTTCGTCGTTCTATTCTGTAGCTTGTAGCTACTTCCATCTACCAATGATAATTTGCTGATTGAAATACGTGCGAAATAAGCTGAAAGCTTAATTTTAATCCGACGAAGGTACACCTGTCCCGGTATCGCAATGATCCGGGAGCCTTCGCCGAACCCTCCAGGAGTCATGAGGCCCCCAATAATTACCCGCCGGCAACGGTTTGAATATGGTGCGTTTGGCATTTTGAAACACTTCATTTTCAAACTACTACTAATTATATTTATTGCTATCATGTTCATATTT is a window encoding:
- a CDS encoding RNA polymerase sigma factor: MNSRSDEYLIETIINQGQTENFSELYNRYRSRVLDKCFGMTRNKALADDLTQDIFVKALEKLSGFKGQSTFSTWLYAITYHHCIEYLRKHKRVRFDDWASVLDIPDDVDDEDVAQVLDLAEERLTLILELLKPEDKAIILMKYMERMTIKQIKEIFQLSSESAAKMKITRARQRIVALHNQFYTALDT
- the corA gene encoding magnesium/cobalt transporter CorA, producing the protein MRKKKNRAKRKAPGLPPGALIYTGNQTGEKANITAIQYSHDTCNEYPVKSVDALKKPDPEADGVLWVNLDGLYDVESISEIGKTFGIHNLILEDILNIEHRPKAEEFDDFLFFTLKMLDYAQDGTITSEQVSIVLGKNYLISFQERPGDVFDPIRERIRTGKVREKKADYLSYILLDAVVDRYYLIIDQMATKMEDLENQIIQDTKDEMMFEIQEMKTHMVELRRSIYPLREAVGYIEKCGDGIVNRGTLRYFHDLYDHIIQVIDQLDSYREVLGSLQDLFHSMVSNKMNNIMKVLTIMASIFIPLTFVAGIYGMNFEHMPELHYKYGYILAWGVMVVMALGMIWYFRKKKWF